A single window of Mangifera indica cultivar Alphonso chromosome 18, CATAS_Mindica_2.1, whole genome shotgun sequence DNA harbors:
- the LOC123201788 gene encoding trihelix transcription factor PTL-like has product MEDHHNRNQHHNCHDYGGLVDLRQLMNSRGTHFPVVPQVAELFPGHRSLTPTPEGHHYEMLMMGRQVSELMARGPQDFTNINNNTNNTTSSAVVSTPSFSGFEGEAGGSFGGGTGRWPRQETLTLLEIRSRLDSKFKEANQKGPLWDEVSRIMSEEHGYQRSGKKCREKFENLYKYYKKTKEGKAGRQDGKNYRFFRQLEALYGDSSNSVSVPETHDVGSSLRFHTATKTCNQANQRLFHSHQKLCNSPSLCNSSEFNSSSSDDNDLSNMENDSTEKRGKKRGGRSWKIRIEEFIDSQMRKLIERQESWLHKLTTTLEQKAQERMLRDEDWRRQEEARIDREHKLWAKEKAWIEARDSALIEALQNLTGKQLIKASYRDELMASQIQRQSENQNESVSQEVSDNWEECEVTRLIQLRTSMEERFQQSGCSQESVWEEIAAKMVCLGYDKNGLMCKEKWDNINNYMKKTNKKRKENSRSCSNYLMYNQGGGYCEINEEETETTIRLHQTNETSSPLYSNVGNAFLSADGDHLWENYGLKLSKGENQ; this is encoded by the exons ATGGAGGATCATCATAATCGTAACCAGCATCACAATTGCCATGACTATGGTGGTTTGGTGGATCTACGGCAGCTGATGAACAGTAGAGGTACTCATTTTCCGGTTGTCCCACAAGTGGCTGAGTTGTTTCCGGGTCATCGGAGTCTCACGCCCACCCCAGAAGGCCACCACTATGAGATGTTGATGATGGGTCGTCAAGTGAGTGAGCTGATGGCTCGTGGGCCTCAagattttactaatattaataacaatactAATAACACAACTAGTAGTGCTGTTGTTTCTACTCCAAGTTTTAGTGGGTTTGAGGGAGAAGCCGGTGGTTCTTTTGGAGGAGGAACTGGAAGATGGCCGAGACAAGAGACTTTAACTCTTCTTGAGATCAGATCTCGTCTTGATTCCAAGTTTAAGGAGGCTAATCAGAAAGGTCCTCTTTGGGATGAAGTCTCTAG GATTATGTCGGAGGAGCATGGGTACCAAAGAAGTGGGAAAAAATGCAgagaaaagtttgaaaacttatataaatattacaagaAGACAAAGGAAGGAAAAGCTGGAAGACAGGATGGAAAGAACTACAGATTCTTTAGGCAACTTGAGGCTCTCTATGGAGACAGCAGCAATTCGGTTTCAGTCCCCGAAACCCACGATGTTGGATCCAGTCTTCGTTTTCATACTGCTACCAAAACTTGTAATCAGGCTAATCAAAGGCTGTTTCACTCTCATCAAAAGCTTTGTAATAGCCCTAGCCTCTGTAACTCCTCTGAATTCAATTCGTCGTCGTCTGATGACAATGATTTAAGCAATATGGAGAATGATTCAACCGAGAAAAGGGGGAAGAAAAGAGGAGGAAGGAGCTGGAAGATAAGGATAGAGGAGTTCATTGACTCACAAATGAGGAAGCTAATTGAGAGACAAGAATCATGGTTGCATAAACTTACAACCACTCTTGAACAGAAGGCACAAGAGAGGATGTTGAGAGACGAAGATTGGAGGCGACAAGAAGAAGCTCGTATAGATAGAGAACATAAGTTGTGGGCTAAAGAGAAAGCTTGGATTGAAGCTCGCGATTCTGCTTTAATAGAGGCCTTACAAAACTTAACTGGAAAGCAATTGATCAAGGCCTCTTATCGTGATGAGCTAATGGCTTCTCAGATTCAAAGACAAAGTGAGAACCAGAATGAAAGTGTGAGTCAAGAGGTGAGTGATAACTGGGAAGAATGTGAGGTTACAAGGCTAATACAACTGAGAACAAGCATGGAAGAAAGATTTCAACAGAGTGGGTGTTCTCAAGAGTCAGTATGGGAGGAAATTGCAGCTAAAATGGTGTGTTTAGGATATGACAAGAATGGCTTAATGTGCAAAGAGAAGTGGGATAACATCAACAATTATATGAAGAAAACTAACAAGAAACGGAAGGAGAATTCAAGAAGCTGCAGTAATTACTTGATGTACAATCAAGGAGGAGGATATTGTGAGATAAATGAAGAAGAGACAGAGACTACAATAAGACTTCATCAAACAAATGAAACTTCTTCACCTTTATATTCTAACGTTGGGAATGCCTTCCTATCGGCAGATGGCGATCACTTATGGGAAAATTATGGATTGAAGCTGAGCAAGGGAGAAAATCAGTAA